In Natronococcus occultus SP4, the following proteins share a genomic window:
- a CDS encoding ferredoxin--NADP reductase: MTITATVADVHRMTPDVKQFRLVADDHRFEFDPGQHTTVHFEVDGEADARPYTAINEPGTNQLVLTIKRYDDGTGSVYMHDRTPGDEIEIEPVEGNLYVRDLDRDAVFVATGTGITPLYPMVKQYARAGTGTATLVFGERDQEHLIFRESLDQLRAGAEQLSVKYVLSDAADDRAWDGRTGHVQDHLPESLDLEDVADADCYLCGVPEMVVETEELLADAGADEDRIFTEGWEADAAGED, encoded by the coding sequence ATGACGATCACCGCCACGGTCGCGGACGTCCACCGGATGACGCCGGACGTCAAGCAGTTCCGGCTGGTCGCCGACGACCACCGCTTCGAGTTCGACCCGGGCCAGCACACGACGGTCCACTTCGAGGTCGACGGCGAAGCGGACGCCCGCCCGTACACGGCGATCAACGAGCCCGGAACCAACCAGCTCGTCCTGACGATCAAACGCTACGACGACGGCACCGGTTCCGTCTACATGCACGACCGAACGCCGGGCGACGAGATCGAGATCGAACCGGTCGAGGGCAACCTCTACGTTCGCGACCTCGATCGCGACGCCGTCTTCGTCGCTACCGGAACGGGCATCACGCCGCTGTACCCGATGGTCAAACAGTACGCCAGAGCGGGAACCGGCACTGCCACGCTCGTGTTCGGCGAACGGGATCAGGAGCACCTGATCTTCCGCGAGAGCCTCGACCAGTTACGGGCGGGCGCGGAGCAGCTGTCCGTAAAGTACGTCCTCTCCGACGCCGCGGACGATCGAGCCTGGGACGGTCGAACCGGACACGTCCAGGATCACCTTCCGGAGTCGCTGGACCTCGAGGACGTCGCGGACGCCGACTGCTACCTCTGTGGGGTCCCCGAGATGGTCGTCGAAACCGAGGAGCTGCTCGCGGACGCGGGCGCCGACGAGGATCGGATCTTCACCGAAGGATGGGAGGCCGACGCGGCCGGCGAGGACTGA
- a CDS encoding thioredoxin domain-containing protein: MTQDNRTRRRVLQIGSGAAVAGLAGCTDFLSDDEDDEDDGSPNGNESDGGNGGNGDDPDEDDEIEEPKGALDPIPTPDDPKSVFPIAGEGDAPVTIKLFGSWKSAETSEFMLEEFTELLEEYVKKGAVDLEVHAIASFDGTLLHGDDGPRLARAGLAVWDHDPDQFWAFVECVAINIDTEKEWATPDRLKRVAKKSDVDDPETVYDAAAGDTYQAELDETVDQIEELSVDDVPQVSVEGTVYSPTKETDELYAAIEAAVDEKA, from the coding sequence GTGACGCAAGATAACCGAACGAGACGGCGCGTACTACAGATCGGCAGTGGCGCGGCCGTTGCTGGACTGGCAGGATGTACCGACTTCCTCTCCGACGACGAGGACGACGAAGACGACGGGTCGCCGAACGGCAACGAGTCCGACGGCGGGAACGGCGGGAACGGCGACGATCCGGACGAGGACGACGAGATCGAGGAGCCAAAGGGTGCGCTCGATCCGATCCCGACGCCGGACGATCCGAAGTCCGTCTTCCCGATCGCCGGCGAAGGGGACGCTCCGGTGACGATCAAGCTGTTCGGCTCCTGGAAATCGGCAGAAACCTCGGAGTTCATGCTCGAGGAGTTCACGGAACTGCTCGAGGAGTACGTCAAGAAGGGAGCGGTCGATCTCGAGGTGCACGCGATCGCCTCCTTCGACGGAACGCTACTGCACGGTGACGACGGGCCGCGACTGGCCCGGGCCGGACTGGCGGTCTGGGACCACGATCCCGACCAGTTCTGGGCGTTCGTCGAGTGCGTCGCGATCAACATCGATACCGAGAAGGAGTGGGCGACCCCGGACCGACTCAAGCGGGTCGCAAAGAAGTCCGACGTCGACGATCCCGAGACGGTCTACGACGCCGCCGCGGGTGACACCTACCAGGCGGAGCTCGACGAGACGGTCGACCAGATCGAGGAGCTGTCCGTCGATGACGTCCCGCAGGTCAGCGTCGAGGGGACGGTCTACTCGCCGACGAAGGAGACCGACGAGCTGTACGCGGCCATCGAGGCCGCCGTCGACGAGAAGGCCTAA